The window GCTCAGGCTGGCTTTACACACAGGATAGTGTTGGAGATGTGGATGTAAGTTCGGAGAGTGTATCGGGAAGAGAGCCTGTCCAGGTGAATATTGTCGGTGACGGCACTATGGATTCCGCGGGGTCTATGCTCCTGAACATGCCGCTGCACGGATTTGCTGCGACAACGGCGGGACAGAGTGTAAACTTGCCGTTTGATCTGATATTTACTACAGGCAATATTTACAATAACGTATCCAGGCCCGGCAAAGGCATAGACGGCGCAGAGATGGAAAGCAGCGGCATTCCATTCACTGAAGACGGAGGGCCGTCTCCCTACGTTGGAACAAGCGGAACGATTACTACGACGGGCACGGGAGACTGCCTCAATTTGAAGTTGGCGGGATTTGAGACCGATTTTCAAGCGGAGATATACCTGGAATTGACGCCTGAATAACAAAATTACATCCTGAGAATAAAAAACCCTCCGCAAAACCGCGGAGGGTTTTTTAATTAACTTACATAATAAATAGTGCCTCTGCATAAATAAACCAATTTTTAAATTTTAATGCATAAACTATTGCTAAAATATTTATTATATAGTAAAATAACATACTATTAGGTAATTTTACCCATCATATTTGCCAGAAGCGAAGGAGGAATGCATCCGTGAAAGAGTTGCAGGAAGCAGTGGTTGTTGAGGCGGTTCGTACGCCCGTAGCAAAAGCCAATTGGAAACATAAGGGAACGGAAGGCGCATTCAGTGATGTATCATCTCATATTTTAATAAACTCCGTAGTGACCGCGCTGGTTGACCGTATAAAGCAAAAGAGCCCTAAATTCAATCCATCCGAGATCGAGGACTGCGCGGTCGGCTGCCACTCCGCCATCGGCGAACAAAGCGTTATCGGCAGGATGGCGGTTTTAATTTCCAACCTGCCGGAAGAAGTCTCCGGATGGACGGTGACCAGGTACGGATGTGAAGGCCTCCAGGCCATAATGTCCCAGGCGCAGGCTATAATGAGCGGCTGCGGCGATATCATGATAGCCGCGGGTGTGGAAAACATGAGCAGATATCCCCTGATGTCCCCCCTTGAGGCCGCGCTTAAGAGCGGCTACCCCATGAAGCCGCACCCCAACTTTGAGAAAAGGGGCGGATTCGTCATGATGGGCACTGCCGCCGAGATGATAGGCAACAAGTACAATATCCACAGGGAAGAGATGGATCGCTTCAGCCTGGCAAGCCACCAGAAGGCGGTCAAATCAATAAGAGAGACCAAGTGGTATGAAAAGAGGGTGGTGCCTATACACATCTCCCCTAATGGACACGCGGGCAGAACGGTGATATGCGACGAGGCGCCAAGGTCTCTGGCCATCGATGACCCGGAAACGGCCTGGCAGATGATGGAAGAGTTGCAGCCGCGTTTCAAGGACGGCGGGGAGATAACCGCGGCCAGTTCTGCGACCATGGCTGACGGCGCAGCAGCGGTCATGCTTATGTCAAAACAGAAGGCCAGCGAACTGGGTCTTCAGCCTATGGCCACTATACGTTCCATGGCCGTGGCCGGCAGCGACCCGCACTACCACCTGCTGGCGCCTATACCCGCAGCCAAGAAAGCCCTTAAACGCGCCGGAATCGAGATGGAAGATATCCAGGTGTTGGAAATACTTGAATCCTTCGCCGCGTCCGTACTCGCTTTCTGCAAGGAATTTGGCATCGCCTACGACGACCCGAGGCTGAATCCGACAGGCGGAGCCATCGCGCTGGGCAACCCGATAGGTTCCGGCGGCGTGCTGTACTTCACCGAGATGGTGCACTGGATGGTGCGCAACAACCTCAGGTGGGGACTGGAGTGTATCTCTGGCGTACACGGGGTCGGGGCCGCCGCCGTGGTGGAACGAGAAAGTTAATAGAAATAATCGACATATTCGGGGGTTGCGCTGGCGAGACAGGCAGCCCCTTTATTTTTTACTAATGAATCGATGAGACGAATTATCGACTATTGAAGCTTTACGCCTGTGATGTTACAATCATTTGCTGTGGGCCGCTAGCTCAGTTGGCAGAGCACCGCCCTTTTAAGGCGGGTGTCGGGGGTTCGAGCCCCCCGCGGCTCACCAAGTATTTCTGAAGCGATACAGCAGACTAACCGCAGAGCAACCTCACCGTGGCGATATTCCCCGGCATTAACAGATGTACGACGCCGTTTTCGACATCCAGTCGATTCAGATCACGCTCCCTTGCATCACACAGATACGCATCGACGGCCGTTCGATCCCGCATGCTTATCGCCACCTGCTTTCCGGTTCCCGCATATGTTATCAGACGCACGATAATGCCCTCGCCGCGCGAGGCGGGCTTTACGGCGGCGACAGTGACATCTTCACGGTCAGTCGTCATAAGTCCGTTCACCTGCGCCCGCAGCGAATTCATGTCATCGTCATTCGACACGCCTTGTGCCATCGACAGAACATCGATTCCGTTCTCGCGCCAATCGCCCGATACCGTGAAAAGCAGCGCGTACTCGAAAATGTAGCTGGAACGCTCGTGCCCGGTAGCCGGCATGGCGGGGATCGGTATCAGGCCGTACATCTTCTCACGCACAGCGTTGCGCAGCGCTATAACCTCCACACGTCCCGTCTCATCGCACGATACCGCCCCGGGCAGTGCCGGCAGCAAGGCGACACCGCTATCCGACACGCGGTCGCGCACGTGGACAAAGCGCTGCATCAGCCAAAAAGTGGGATCATACCATTTCTTAAGAGGACGATCTACGACACCGCCGGGAACATCCATCGTCAGCGAATCGGGTGAGAGGCCCGTGTCAAACCTGACGCAGGCCGTACGCTTCTCGGCAGCCCGGCCCTCTACACTCATCCGTATCACGGGCGAATCCTTGAGAAATAACATGCGGCGGCGGATGCTTTGTCCATCTAGATCGACCACGCAGGAAACATCCAACATGCCGTTATGCTCGCGGACATCGAGTTGTGTCGCGCTCCGGCTGGCCTTGCCGACTTCCTTGAACAAGCCGCCCCAGAACTCGTGCCCCATGCGCCACAGCCCGCCGCGGTCATTGTAGCTGATCAGGTCGTTCGAGGGGCCGGCAAGCAGCGGCCTCTGCGTATCCGGATGCCATGCGTCAACGATGCAGCCGCCCGCGTTTTCATCGAGTCTTACGACGTAATGTTTAGTGCGGATATCGAGGATACCGCCGTCCCTGATGTATTCAGGCAGCGACCCGCCCGCGATGGAAAACGTCGAGGACTGCTCCCCCGCCAACTTAGCGATAGCAGCCTTTGCTACACTAGCGACGTCACGGAGCCACGGCACCTGCTCGGCCTCGACGGTGGAATCGGGCGAAGTGCCCGTGATGAAATCGTGATGGTTGGAAGCAGCGATATGCCACCACGAAGCGTGCAGGTCGGATTCGATTGTATCGACCGCGCCGGCGTTACGCGGCAGCAGCGCCGCACCCTCGGCCAGACAGAGCATGTCGGCAGCATCATGGCAACGCTTCTTCAGCGTAGGCCGCGAAGAATAGAAACCCATCCAGTATGGATTCGGATCGAAATCTAATACGGGAAGGCGATCCCTGCAGCAATCGACCAGCGATAAATAGTCATCGAGCCCGGCGTTCAGCGCCCAGGTGCCCGTCGACGGGTAGTGCGCACGGTTGTAACGGTCGAGCAACGATACCAGCCCCGGGATCGGGCCTACGAAATCGCCGCCTACCGGGCAGCACAGATACGGAGTGCGGCCGCATGCGGAGAGGCGGGCGGCAAATCTGCCGATCTTGGATGCGACATTGCGGTCGGAACGATCGGGGAACGCCGTGGGGAAGATGTAGACGCGGGCCACCCCGCGATAGGACAGCATGTCCCCCTGCGAGTAGGTGAAAGCGTTCCAGTGGCACAGCACCTCGCTGCCGTCCGGACCGCGCCAGACGAAATCCAGCGTGCGCTCTTTGTTCATCAGCAGGTCGGCGCTGGAGCCGGGCCGCGGGAAATGCCCCGGAAGCTCTATATCGGCTCCCGGATAGAACATTCCGTCGATGCGCGTGACGGCTGCCATATCGAATCCGGCAGAACGGAGCAGTGAAGGCAACGCGGGCGAGTGCCCGAAGCTGTCCGGGAAATATGCCAGCTTCGGCTCCTGCGTCATGCCGTTCGTGCGCAGCCATTCCTGCCCCAGCAGGAAATCCCGCAGCAGGGCTTCGGTGCGGGGTATCATTGTA is drawn from Dehalococcoidia bacterium and contains these coding sequences:
- a CDS encoding thiolase family protein, which produces MKELQEAVVVEAVRTPVAKANWKHKGTEGAFSDVSSHILINSVVTALVDRIKQKSPKFNPSEIEDCAVGCHSAIGEQSVIGRMAVLISNLPEEVSGWTVTRYGCEGLQAIMSQAQAIMSGCGDIMIAAGVENMSRYPLMSPLEAALKSGYPMKPHPNFEKRGGFVMMGTAAEMIGNKYNIHREEMDRFSLASHQKAVKSIRETKWYEKRVVPIHISPNGHAGRTVICDEAPRSLAIDDPETAWQMMEELQPRFKDGGEITAASSATMADGAAAVMLMSKQKASELGLQPMATIRSMAVAGSDPHYHLLAPIPAAKKALKRAGIEMEDIQVLEILESFAASVLAFCKEFGIAYDDPRLNPTGGAIALGNPIGSGGVLYFTEMVHWMVRNNLRWGLECISGVHGVGAAAVVERES